The genomic DNA CCGTCGCGGTTGGAGTCCCATCCGCCTTTGATCCAAGCGAATTCCAACGCGCGCTTCACTCCGGGCCACTGGCGTCGCAGCCATTCCGTGTCGCCGGAGAGCCGCCAGTCGAGGTATGCCTTCACCACGCAGGCCATCTGCCCGTCAGCGGCTGCGGTGCCGAAATGCTCAATGCCAAAAGGAAGCAGTTCGCGGAAGTCCATCAGGCCCTGGGCATCGGTGGAATAGCCGAATTGCTGTTCGCGCAACGAACGGGACAGGGCGGGGAAGACGTGCGCCGTGGCGAGCTCATAGGCGTAGACGTGTGTACAACTGCCGAAGCAGCATCCCGCGTCGTCCACGCAGCCTTCAAATCCGTGGAACGCGCCATCGCTGGTCCGGAAAGCGGTCGGTGTTGTCAGAGTGGACAGATTGGCCAACGCCGCATCTTTCACCGCCCCTGGCAGCGTCGTGTTCCGAACCGCGTCAAGAAATTTGTGCATTCGTTCTTCAAGGCGGCCAAGATTCGCGGCCGCGTATTCTGCCACCGCCCAGGCATCTTTAAACCGGGTGCAGTAGTAATTCCCGATGAGGTCATTTTCATGGCCTTTGGGCGCCGACCAGCCGCAGCGTTTGGGGGTGCGGTTGGGGAAATGCCAGGTGAGCAGGAAAGTAAATTCCGCGCTTGCGTTCGCGGAAACGTCTTTTTCCATGCACAGCGCTCCCACCGGGCCTGGAGATGCCGTCTGGGGGCCGAGCCGGCCATCGTCTGTAAAGTCGTCCCAGAAGTGCAGCGGGCTACCCCACCAGCGAGCGCTGGGCCAGCCGCGGAGATAGCTGAGACTTTCCGAGTCTCGGTTCAACACCGAGAGTGCAAACGTTCCGGCTTGCGAGTTCGAGGCGCCGAGGAACGGGTTCTTCATCAGCAGACCCTTGACGCCGCTGCCTTCACGATAATCGTTCTGCCTACCGTGGCCGAAGCTCGCCTGGCCGCTGCCGTCGCGCTCCATGCCGACTGGATTTTCAATCGACCAGGCGATCGAGACCTTTGCGTCTGACGCGCCCGGATTCGTCACCCGGTAGCGCAGCACCGCCAGCGGCAGGCCGGATTCGTCCGCGTCCAGAGGAATGAAAGGCGTAAAGGCTTCGAGCTCGACCCGCACCGGCAAATCCGCATCCTCAAAGTTGATTCGGGCCATCGGGTACTCGCCCGTAAAAGTGCAGGTATCAAGGCGGGGCAGGCCAGGTACGTTTTCTGAACCAAGGTCGCTGGGGCCGCGCGAATACGGCGGCATGATGCGCGCTTCGAGAACCCTGGCAACAGGCTTCTTGCCGGCCGCCGCAACGCGAATGGCCGGGAAAGCGTAGTCCGGCGAGCGGCCCTTGTCCGGGCGGTTGAATATCCACCACTCCTCCAGTTGCCCGCGTCCGCCGAGCTTGATGCATCCCGCCGCGACTCCGCCCAGCGGAAACCCGATCATCTCTCGCTGGCGCCCGCGATAGATGCGTGGGTAGCGGATGGCCTCGCCGTTGGATTCTTCCAGCGGAACGACCGGTGGCGCGGCTGATCCCGAGGACGCTGCTGAATTTGCTGGAAGGGCAAGCGTGCTAACTCCCAGCGTCATGGTCTTCAGAAACTTGCGGCGTCCTTTTCCGTTTCTCTGTTTTCTGGGTGACCTCGGCATGGTCTGTGCGCCCTCCTTTTCGGGAGAAAATCATACCTGCGCCGGGCGCCGGATGCAAAACCGCGCCTATAAATCCTGGAGGAAGGGATTCAATTCGCGTTCGCGACCGATGGTGGTGCTGAGGCCGTGGCCGGGGAAGACGGGAGTTTCGTCCGGGAACGGCAGAAGCTTTTCTTGGATGGAGCGAATGAGTTGCTGATGGGAGCCGCCCCACAGGTCCGAGCGCCCGACGCTGCCCTGGAACAGCGTGTCGCCGGCAAACAGGCGCGCGGTTTCGCCCGGAAGGTGCAGCGAAAGACTTCCCGGTGAATGGCCTGGCGTGTGGAGAACTTCAACCGAGAGCGAGCCCCAGCGCAGGCGGTCGCCTTCCTTGAGAAACTGATCAACCTCCACCATGCCTGGCGCCGCCACGCCCAGCCAGGCGGCCTGAGCGGCCAGGTTTTGATAGAGCGGCAGGTCGGCTTCATGCATCAGCACGGGAGCGCCCGTGCTTTCGTGCAATTTCTTCAGCCCGCCCACGTGGTCAATGTGCGCGTGCGTGGCGATGATGTATCGCACCTTCAGATCGTGCCGCGTGAGGACCTTCTGCACGCGCTCGATCTCGTCGCCGGGATCGATGATGATGGCTTCTTTGGTCGCATCGTCAGCCACCACTGAACAGTTGCACTCCAGCATGCCAACCGGAAGAATTTCATGGAACATGGTCAACACCATTCTAGCAGCTTGGCGAGGGGCCGCTCGGGGATTGTGGGTGCCAATCGGTTCTGGCAGATAGGCGACGACATGTCGCCGGATTGAATGCCTGGTAGCCAGGCGACGGCAACACCCGGCGCACGAGTTGCACAGTCGAAGCTAGTTGGATGTAGCCGCAGGAATAAAGCTTGCAGACGTCCGCCGACCCTTCAGGGACAAGACCGCGCCGCTTACGGCCGGCCAGGCTCGGCCAAGGCTCTATCGATCAGTTTTTCTACCTTGCCCGACATTGAATCGTCCCAGCCTATCCAGTGATACGCAATATATCCATTCTTGTCAATCAGGAAGAAATTAGGGACGCCGTGGGCTTCGAACAGACGCGCCATTGTCAAATTGCTGTCCAGGTACTGCGGCCATCCATGTGATGCTCTTCGATGTAGTTGCGCCAGGCGTCCGAGTCCTTGCCGCCACAGATACCGATTATGGTGAAAGAGGCGTTGGCATACTCACTGGCAAGATCGTTCATGTGCGGCATGGCAGCCCGGCAGTAGGGGCACCACGTTGCCCAAAAGAACAGCAAAACGACATTACCCTTCAAATAATCCGGAGTGTAAGTCTGGCCATCATTGGCCATAATCGAAAAATCGGGAGCTTTTGGCGCAGTGTCTGCCCGGGAAGCAGCCACCACGGGGCGCGGGCCAGCGGCAACAAAAACTGCAAAGGCAGCGAGTAAGGCCAAAATGTTCAATCGGCCAATATGCGCGCTCCGGCCCTTGGAGGGACGTACTGATTCAAGCTCGCTCGCTGGATAACTCCGGCCCTTGTTCTTACGCGAAGCTTTCGATAGTTCCTCGCTGGCACTGTTCATGGTCTACTCCTTTAGGGAACGAGAGAAA from Terriglobia bacterium includes the following:
- a CDS encoding GH116 family glycosyl-hydrolase, with amino-acid sequence MPRSPRKQRNGKGRRKFLKTMTLGVSTLALPANSAASSGSAAPPVVPLEESNGEAIRYPRIYRGRQREMIGFPLGGVAAGCIKLGGRGQLEEWWIFNRPDKGRSPDYAFPAIRVAAAGKKPVARVLEARIMPPYSRGPSDLGSENVPGLPRLDTCTFTGEYPMARINFEDADLPVRVELEAFTPFIPLDADESGLPLAVLRYRVTNPGASDAKVSIAWSIENPVGMERDGSGQASFGHGRQNDYREGSGVKGLLMKNPFLGASNSQAGTFALSVLNRDSESLSYLRGWPSARWWGSPLHFWDDFTDDGRLGPQTASPGPVGALCMEKDVSANASAEFTFLLTWHFPNRTPKRCGWSAPKGHENDLIGNYYCTRFKDAWAVAEYAAANLGRLEERMHKFLDAVRNTTLPGAVKDAALANLSTLTTPTAFRTSDGAFHGFEGCVDDAGCCFGSCTHVYAYELATAHVFPALSRSLREQQFGYSTDAQGLMDFRELLPFGIEHFGTAAADGQMACVVKAYLDWRLSGDTEWLRRQWPGVKRALEFAWIKGGWDSNRDGVMEGVQHNTYDIEFIGPNPFCGMWYLAALRAGEEMARAMGDTSAAEYQRIFRQGSKWVDANLFNGEFYAQKVGSIAKADIAKGLQAGMGAVDTEHPTYQVGAGCLSDQLMGQYFALIAGLGLLVNRSNAENTLRSIWKYNYKQNLGDHASVQRAYALNDEAGLVMCAYPHGERPQVPFPYFAEVWSGSEYAAAALMISLGMVDEGIQIVENTRRRFDGEKRNPWNEAECGYHYARPLSSWSPLVALSGFRYDGVEKAVSARPLVNQGNFSSFWSAGTAWGNFSLHTRGGRTRFSLSVAEGSLACRKVSIRAQNAPSGGSTGKIRNKPLPYKVQQEGDDVSFVFTPDVTLTAGDQLALTL
- a CDS encoding MBL fold metallo-hydrolase, whose amino-acid sequence is MFHEILPVGMLECNCSVVADDATKEAIIIDPGDEIERVQKVLTRHDLKVRYIIATHAHIDHVGGLKKLHESTGAPVLMHEADLPLYQNLAAQAAWLGVAAPGMVEVDQFLKEGDRLRWGSLSVEVLHTPGHSPGSLSLHLPGETARLFAGDTLFQGSVGRSDLWGGSHQQLIRSIQEKLLPFPDETPVFPGHGLSTTIGRERELNPFLQDL
- a CDS encoding TlpA disulfide reductase family protein — protein: MNSASEELSKASRKNKGRSYPASELESVRPSKGRSAHIGRLNILALLAAFAVFVAAGPRPVVAASRADTAPKAPDFSIMANDGQTYTPDYLKGNVVLLFFWATWCPYCRAAMPHMNDLASEYANASFTIIGICGGKDSDAWRNYIEEHHMDGRSTWTAI